Proteins encoded by one window of Anopheles maculipalpis chromosome 2RL, idAnoMacuDA_375_x, whole genome shotgun sequence:
- the LOC126559446 gene encoding mitochondrial pyruvate carrier 1 yields the protein MAAMGRKLLNNLKSKEFREYLMSTHFWGPVANWGIPIAALGDLKKDPKIISGTMTTALCLYSLVFMRFAWKVQPRNMLLFACHITNFTAQGLQGARFLEYHHMGGKERMKKAEVQQVA from the exons ATGGCAGCTATGGGACGTAAATTGCTAAACAACCTGAAAAGCAAAGAGTTCAGGGAATATTTAATGAGCACCCACTTTTGGGGACCGGTCGCGAACTGGGGCATTCCTATTGCGGCGCTCGGCGATCTGAAGAAGGATCCTAAGATCATATCCGGAACAATGACGACTG CCCTTTGCCTGTATTCGCTCGTATTCATGCGCTTTGCGTGGAAAGTTCAACCAAGAAATATGCTTCTTTTCGCGTGTCACATCACAAACTTTACTGCACAAGGTTTGCAAGGTGCTCGGTTTCTCGAGTACCACCATATGGGCGGTAAGGAACGGATGAAGAAGGCAGAAGTGCAACAAGTGGCATAA
- the LOC126557127 gene encoding uncharacterized protein LOC126557127 isoform X3: protein MGLLWRSYGLFAVVTLMGVLAQYEWQPKDAFDEIKIRFDKVNADNCPILPPRDLTLPEESVSHLPDIKDVNINPVFPNRTALLHLHNMALSRAFFWSYILQSRFIRPAINDTYDPGMMYYFLSTVADVSANRHINASAIYFAPNSSFSSSYRGFFNKTFPRFAPRTYREDDFNDPIHLQKISTLNTFYVRDLGAFPPDSALHDYTIKNYHINEWYNLWLPDDVDKRHDTKTTYQVEIRYANNTNETFTFHGPPGADENPGPVKFTKPYFDCRRSNKWLVAAVTPIADIYPRHTQFRHIEYPTYTAVSVLEMDFERIDINQCPKGEGNKGPNVFADTARCKKETTECEPIDGWGFRRGGYQCRCKPGYRLPGVVRRPYLGEILERASDEQFYNGFDCKKIGWIQKVPIKWFRAPTYVREQYLNRYYEYKNYTTGPSSLHSHKLNINEVLKFILGVNERSCKNYHPQDLMLTGEFAYEAQKQFENEAKMAIRLANFISAFLQISDPTEVYSGKRVADKPLTEDQMMGETLALVLGNTRIWSASTLWDRRKFPNRTLFGPYAYKRELNTRKFNMEDLARYNKTGEGYIDKPFFRLLKQRWATNFDSLEKYYLKIRLRHNETGEYAQRYEHYPNFYHAATMDHGYWTTPEYDCKGYVKKWLITYAVPFFGWDSLKAKLEFKGIVAVSMNMLQLDINQCPDDYYEPNAFKNTHKCDEKSSYCVPILGRGYETGGYKCECLQGFEYPYEDLITYYDGQLVEAEFENIVNDKESRFETFKCRLAGAAALQVQFTILAFVMLVGWIMLRRNQC from the exons ATGGGTTTATTGTGGCGCAGCTATGGACTTTTTGCTGTGGTTACGCTGATGGGCGTGTTGGCCCAGTACGAATGGCAACCAAAGGACGCGTTCGATGAAATAAAGATACGCTTCGATAAGGTGAACGCCGACAACTGTCCCATTCTACCGCCGAGGGATTTAACCTTGCCCGAGGAAAGCGTTTCCCATCTACCGGACATCAAGGATGTAAACATTAATCCGGTCTTCCCCAACCGAACGGCCCTGCTGCACCTGCATAACATGGCACTGAGTCGTGCGTTCTTCTGGAGCTACATCTTGCAGAGTCGTTTCATCCGGCCAGCCATCAATGATACGTACGATCCCGGTATGATGTACTACTTCTTGTCGACCGTCGCGGACGTATCCGCCAACAGGCACATTAACGCTTCCGCCATCTACTTTGCACCCAACTCATCGTTTTCGTCCTCGTACCGCGGGTTCTTCAACAAGACGTTCCCCCGCTTTGCACCCCGTACCTACCGGGAGGATGATTTTAACGATCCAATTCATCTGCAGAAAATTTCCACCTTAAACACGTTCTATGTGCGCGATCTCGGTGCATTCCCACCGGATTCGGCACTGCACGATTATACGATCAAGAACTATCACATAAACGAGTGGTACAATCTGTGGCTGCCGGACGATGTAGACAAGCGGCACGATACGAAAACGACGTATCAGGTGGAAATTCGGTACGCCAACAATACGAACGAAACGTTCACGTTTCATGGGCCGCCAGGTGCGGACGAAAATCCGGGTCCGGTGAAATTTACCAAACCGTACTTTGATTGCCGTCGGTCAAACAAGTGGCTGGTGGCGGCTGTCACTCCGATTGCCGATATTTATCCGCGACACACACAGTTCCGGCACATTGAATATCCGAC GTACACGGCAGTTTCGGTGTTGGAAATGGATTTCGAACGAATCGATATAAACCAATGTCCGAAGGGTGAAGGTAACAAGGGTCCAAACGTATTCGCGGACACGGCACGCTGCAAGAAGGAAACGACTGAGTGCGAACCGATCGATGGGTGGGGATTCCGGCGCGGTGGCTATCAGTGTCGATGTAAGCCGGGTTATCGCTTACCGGGCGTTGTAAGGAGGCCCTACCTGGGGGAGATACTGGAGCGTGCATCCGACGAGCAGTTTTACAATGGGTTCGATTGTAAGAAAATTGGAT GGATTCAAAAGGTGCCGATCAAATGGTTCCGGGCACCGACGTACGTGCGCGAACAGTATCTCAACCGGTACTACGAGTATAAGAACTACACGACCGGTCCGAGCTCGCTTCACTCTCACAAGCTAAACATAAACGAGGTCCTGAAGTTCATTTTGGGCGTAAATGAACGCTCGTGCAAAAACTACCACCCGCAGGATCTGATGCTAACGGGCGAGTTTGCCTACGAAGCACAAAAACAGTTCGAAAATGAAGCTAAAATGGCAATCCGTTTGGCGAACTTTATCAGTGCCTTTCTTCAGATATCGGACCCGACCGAAGTTTACTCGGGCAAACGGGTAGCCGACAAACCGTTGACCGAAGATCAAATGATGGGTGAAACGTTGGCGCTAGTTCTGGGTAATACACGCATCTGGTCGGCCTCTACGCTGTGGGATCGGCGCAAATTCCCCAACCGTACCCTGTTCGGACCGTACGCGTACAAGCGCGAGCTGAACACGCGCAAATTCAACATGGAAGATTTGGCCCGGTACAACAAAACGGGCGAAGGGTACATCGATAAACCGTTCTTCCGGCTGCTGAAACAGCGGTGGGCCACGAATTTCGATTCGCTCGAAAAGTACTACCTTAAGATACGGTTGCGCCACAATGAGACGGGCGAGTATGCGCAACGGTACGAGCATTATCCGAACTTTTACCACGCGGCCACAATGGATCATGGCTATTGGACGACGCCCGAGTACGACTGCAAGGGATACGTGAAAAAATGGCTCATAACGTACGCGGTACCATTCTTCGGCTGGGACAGTCTGAAGGCGAAGCTGGAATTCaa GGGAATCGTTGCAGTTTCAATGAACATGCTCCAGCTGGATATCAACCAATGTCCGGATGATTATTACGAGCCGAATGCAttcaaaaacactcacaaatgCGACGAGAAGTCTTCATAC TGTGTCCCGATACTAGGCCGTGGGTACGAAACGGGCGGATATAAGTGCGAGTGTCTGCAAGGGTTCGAATATCCGTACGAGGATCTGATCACCTACTACGACGGGCAGCTGGTCGAGGCCGAGTTTGAGAACATTGTGAATGATAAGGAATCGCGGTTCGAAACGTTCAAGTGCCGCCTGGCTGGAGCAGCCGCACTGCAGGTGCAGTTTACCATACTGGCCTTTGTCATGCTGGTCGGTTGGATTATGCTGCGCCGCAATCAGTGTTA
- the LOC126557127 gene encoding uncharacterized protein LOC126557127 isoform X1, with protein MGLLWRSYGLFAVVTLMGVLAQYEWQPKDAFDEIKIRFDKVNADNCPILPPRDLTLPEESVSHLPDIKDVNINPVFPNRTALLHLHNMALSRAFFWSYILQSRFIRPAINDTYDPGMMYYFLSTVADVSANRHINASAIYFAPNSSFSSSYRGFFNKTFPRFAPRTYREDDFNDPIHLQKISTLNTFYVRDLGAFPPDSALHDYTIKNYHINEWYNLWLPDDVDKRHDTKTTYQVEIRYANNTNETFTFHGPPGADENPGPVKFTKPYFDCRRSNKWLVAAVTPIADIYPRHTQFRHIEYPTYTAVSVLEMDFERIDINQCPKGEGNKGPNVFADTARCKKETTECEPIDGWGFRRGGYQCRCKPGYRLPGVVRRPYLGEILERASDEQFYNGFDCKKIGWIQKVPIKWFRAPTYVREQYLNRYYEYKNYTTGPSSLHSHKLNINEVLKFILGVNERSCKNYHPQDLMLTGEFAYEAQKQFENEAKMAIRLANFISAFLQISDPTEVYSGKRVADKPLTEDQMMGETLALVLGNTRIWSASTLWDRRKFPNRTLFGPYAYKRELNTRKFNMEDLARYNKTGEGYIDKPFFRLLKQRWATNFDSLEKYYLKIRLRHNETGEYAQRYEHYPNFYHAATMDHGYWTTPEYDCKGYVKKWLITYAVPFFGWDSLKAKLEFKGIVAVSMNMLQLDINQCPDDYYEPNAFKNTHKCDEKSSYCVPILGRGYETGGYKCECLQGFEYPYEDLITYYDGQLVEAEFENIVNDKESRFETFKCRLAGAAALQVQFTILAFVMLVGWIMLRRNQCYFAG; from the exons ATGGGTTTATTGTGGCGCAGCTATGGACTTTTTGCTGTGGTTACGCTGATGGGCGTGTTGGCCCAGTACGAATGGCAACCAAAGGACGCGTTCGATGAAATAAAGATACGCTTCGATAAGGTGAACGCCGACAACTGTCCCATTCTACCGCCGAGGGATTTAACCTTGCCCGAGGAAAGCGTTTCCCATCTACCGGACATCAAGGATGTAAACATTAATCCGGTCTTCCCCAACCGAACGGCCCTGCTGCACCTGCATAACATGGCACTGAGTCGTGCGTTCTTCTGGAGCTACATCTTGCAGAGTCGTTTCATCCGGCCAGCCATCAATGATACGTACGATCCCGGTATGATGTACTACTTCTTGTCGACCGTCGCGGACGTATCCGCCAACAGGCACATTAACGCTTCCGCCATCTACTTTGCACCCAACTCATCGTTTTCGTCCTCGTACCGCGGGTTCTTCAACAAGACGTTCCCCCGCTTTGCACCCCGTACCTACCGGGAGGATGATTTTAACGATCCAATTCATCTGCAGAAAATTTCCACCTTAAACACGTTCTATGTGCGCGATCTCGGTGCATTCCCACCGGATTCGGCACTGCACGATTATACGATCAAGAACTATCACATAAACGAGTGGTACAATCTGTGGCTGCCGGACGATGTAGACAAGCGGCACGATACGAAAACGACGTATCAGGTGGAAATTCGGTACGCCAACAATACGAACGAAACGTTCACGTTTCATGGGCCGCCAGGTGCGGACGAAAATCCGGGTCCGGTGAAATTTACCAAACCGTACTTTGATTGCCGTCGGTCAAACAAGTGGCTGGTGGCGGCTGTCACTCCGATTGCCGATATTTATCCGCGACACACACAGTTCCGGCACATTGAATATCCGAC GTACACGGCAGTTTCGGTGTTGGAAATGGATTTCGAACGAATCGATATAAACCAATGTCCGAAGGGTGAAGGTAACAAGGGTCCAAACGTATTCGCGGACACGGCACGCTGCAAGAAGGAAACGACTGAGTGCGAACCGATCGATGGGTGGGGATTCCGGCGCGGTGGCTATCAGTGTCGATGTAAGCCGGGTTATCGCTTACCGGGCGTTGTAAGGAGGCCCTACCTGGGGGAGATACTGGAGCGTGCATCCGACGAGCAGTTTTACAATGGGTTCGATTGTAAGAAAATTGGAT GGATTCAAAAGGTGCCGATCAAATGGTTCCGGGCACCGACGTACGTGCGCGAACAGTATCTCAACCGGTACTACGAGTATAAGAACTACACGACCGGTCCGAGCTCGCTTCACTCTCACAAGCTAAACATAAACGAGGTCCTGAAGTTCATTTTGGGCGTAAATGAACGCTCGTGCAAAAACTACCACCCGCAGGATCTGATGCTAACGGGCGAGTTTGCCTACGAAGCACAAAAACAGTTCGAAAATGAAGCTAAAATGGCAATCCGTTTGGCGAACTTTATCAGTGCCTTTCTTCAGATATCGGACCCGACCGAAGTTTACTCGGGCAAACGGGTAGCCGACAAACCGTTGACCGAAGATCAAATGATGGGTGAAACGTTGGCGCTAGTTCTGGGTAATACACGCATCTGGTCGGCCTCTACGCTGTGGGATCGGCGCAAATTCCCCAACCGTACCCTGTTCGGACCGTACGCGTACAAGCGCGAGCTGAACACGCGCAAATTCAACATGGAAGATTTGGCCCGGTACAACAAAACGGGCGAAGGGTACATCGATAAACCGTTCTTCCGGCTGCTGAAACAGCGGTGGGCCACGAATTTCGATTCGCTCGAAAAGTACTACCTTAAGATACGGTTGCGCCACAATGAGACGGGCGAGTATGCGCAACGGTACGAGCATTATCCGAACTTTTACCACGCGGCCACAATGGATCATGGCTATTGGACGACGCCCGAGTACGACTGCAAGGGATACGTGAAAAAATGGCTCATAACGTACGCGGTACCATTCTTCGGCTGGGACAGTCTGAAGGCGAAGCTGGAATTCaa GGGAATCGTTGCAGTTTCAATGAACATGCTCCAGCTGGATATCAACCAATGTCCGGATGATTATTACGAGCCGAATGCAttcaaaaacactcacaaatgCGACGAGAAGTCTTCATAC TGTGTCCCGATACTAGGCCGTGGGTACGAAACGGGCGGATATAAGTGCGAGTGTCTGCAAGGGTTCGAATATCCGTACGAGGATCTGATCACCTACTACGACGGGCAGCTGGTCGAGGCCGAGTTTGAGAACATTGTGAATGATAAGGAATCGCGGTTCGAAACGTTCAAGTGCCGCCTGGCTGGAGCAGCCGCACTGCAGGTGCAGTTTACCATACTGGCCTTTGTCATGCTGGTCGGTTGGATTATGCTGCGCCGCAATCAGTGTTA
- the LOC126557127 gene encoding uncharacterized protein LOC126557127 isoform X2: MGLLWRSYGLFAVVTLMGVLAQYEWQPKDAFDEIKIRFDKVNADNCPILPPRDLTLPEESVSHLPDIKDVNINPVFPNRTALLHLHNMALSRAFFWSYILQSRFIRPAINDTYDPGMMYYFLSTVADVSANRHINASAIYFAPNSSFSSSYRGFFNKTFPRFAPRTYREDDFNDPIHLQKISTLNTFYVRDLGAFPPDSALHDYTIKNYHINEWYNLWLPDDVDKRHDTKTTYQVEIRYANNTNETFTFHGPPGADENPGPVKFTKPYFDCRRSNKWLVAAVTPIADIYPRHTQFRHIEYPTYTAVSVLEMDFERIDINQCPKGEGNKGPNVFADTARCKKETTECEPIDGWGFRRGGYQCRCKPGYRLPGVVRRPYLGEILERASDEQFYNGFDCKKIGWIQKVPIKWFRAPTYVREQYLNRYYEYKNYTTGPSSLHSHKLNINEVLKFILGVNERSCKNYHPQDLMLTGEFAYEAQKQFENEAKMAIRLANFISAFLQISDPTEVYSGKRVADKPLTEDQMMGETLALVLGNTRIWSASTLWDRRKFPNRTLFGPYAYKRELNTRKFNMEDLARYNKTGEGYIDKPFFRLLKQRWATNFDSLEKYYLKIRLRHNETGEYAQRYEHYPNFYHAATMDHGYWTTPEYDCKGYVKKWLITYAVPFFGWDSLKAKLEFKGIVAVSMNMLQLDINQCPDDYYEPNAFKNTHKCDEKSSYCVPILGRGYETGGYKCECLQGFEYPYEDLITYYDGQLVEAEFENIVNDKESRFETFKCRLAGAAALQVQFTILAFVMLVGWIMLRRNQC; the protein is encoded by the exons ATGGGTTTATTGTGGCGCAGCTATGGACTTTTTGCTGTGGTTACGCTGATGGGCGTGTTGGCCCAGTACGAATGGCAACCAAAGGACGCGTTCGATGAAATAAAGATACGCTTCGATAAGGTGAACGCCGACAACTGTCCCATTCTACCGCCGAGGGATTTAACCTTGCCCGAGGAAAGCGTTTCCCATCTACCGGACATCAAGGATGTAAACATTAATCCGGTCTTCCCCAACCGAACGGCCCTGCTGCACCTGCATAACATGGCACTGAGTCGTGCGTTCTTCTGGAGCTACATCTTGCAGAGTCGTTTCATCCGGCCAGCCATCAATGATACGTACGATCCCGGTATGATGTACTACTTCTTGTCGACCGTCGCGGACGTATCCGCCAACAGGCACATTAACGCTTCCGCCATCTACTTTGCACCCAACTCATCGTTTTCGTCCTCGTACCGCGGGTTCTTCAACAAGACGTTCCCCCGCTTTGCACCCCGTACCTACCGGGAGGATGATTTTAACGATCCAATTCATCTGCAGAAAATTTCCACCTTAAACACGTTCTATGTGCGCGATCTCGGTGCATTCCCACCGGATTCGGCACTGCACGATTATACGATCAAGAACTATCACATAAACGAGTGGTACAATCTGTGGCTGCCGGACGATGTAGACAAGCGGCACGATACGAAAACGACGTATCAGGTGGAAATTCGGTACGCCAACAATACGAACGAAACGTTCACGTTTCATGGGCCGCCAGGTGCGGACGAAAATCCGGGTCCGGTGAAATTTACCAAACCGTACTTTGATTGCCGTCGGTCAAACAAGTGGCTGGTGGCGGCTGTCACTCCGATTGCCGATATTTATCCGCGACACACACAGTTCCGGCACATTGAATATCCGAC GTACACGGCAGTTTCGGTGTTGGAAATGGATTTCGAACGAATCGATATAAACCAATGTCCGAAGGGTGAAGGTAACAAGGGTCCAAACGTATTCGCGGACACGGCACGCTGCAAGAAGGAAACGACTGAGTGCGAACCGATCGATGGGTGGGGATTCCGGCGCGGTGGCTATCAGTGTCGATGTAAGCCGGGTTATCGCTTACCGGGCGTTGTAAGGAGGCCCTACCTGGGGGAGATACTGGAGCGTGCATCCGACGAGCAGTTTTACAATGGGTTCGATTGTAAGAAAATTGGAT GGATTCAAAAGGTGCCGATCAAATGGTTCCGGGCACCGACGTACGTGCGCGAACAGTATCTCAACCGGTACTACGAGTATAAGAACTACACGACCGGTCCGAGCTCGCTTCACTCTCACAAGCTAAACATAAACGAGGTCCTGAAGTTCATTTTGGGCGTAAATGAACGCTCGTGCAAAAACTACCACCCGCAGGATCTGATGCTAACGGGCGAGTTTGCCTACGAAGCACAAAAACAGTTCGAAAATGAAGCTAAAATGGCAATCCGTTTGGCGAACTTTATCAGTGCCTTTCTTCAGATATCGGACCCGACCGAAGTTTACTCGGGCAAACGGGTAGCCGACAAACCGTTGACCGAAGATCAAATGATGGGTGAAACGTTGGCGCTAGTTCTGGGTAATACACGCATCTGGTCGGCCTCTACGCTGTGGGATCGGCGCAAATTCCCCAACCGTACCCTGTTCGGACCGTACGCGTACAAGCGCGAGCTGAACACGCGCAAATTCAACATGGAAGATTTGGCCCGGTACAACAAAACGGGCGAAGGGTACATCGATAAACCGTTCTTCCGGCTGCTGAAACAGCGGTGGGCCACGAATTTCGATTCGCTCGAAAAGTACTACCTTAAGATACGGTTGCGCCACAATGAGACGGGCGAGTATGCGCAACGGTACGAGCATTATCCGAACTTTTACCACGCGGCCACAATGGATCATGGCTATTGGACGACGCCCGAGTACGACTGCAAGGGATACGTGAAAAAATGGCTCATAACGTACGCGGTACCATTCTTCGGCTGGGACAGTCTGAAGGCGAAGCTGGAATTCaa GGGAATCGTTGCAGTTTCAATGAACATGCTCCAGCTGGATATCAACCAATGTCCGGATGATTATTACGAGCCGAATGCAttcaaaaacactcacaaatgCGACGAGAAGTCTTCATAC TGTGTCCCGATACTAGGCCGTGGGTACGAAACGGGCGGATATAAGTGCGAGTGTCTGCAAGGGTTCGAATATCCGTACGAGGATCTGATCACCTACTACGACGGGCAGCTGGTCGAGGCCGAGTTTGAGAACATTGTGAATGATAAGGAATCGCGGTTCGAAACGTTCAAGTGCCGCCTGGCTGGAGCAGCCGCACTGCAGGTGCAGTTTACCATACTGGCCTTTGTCATGCTGGTCGGTTGGATTATGCTGCGCCGCAATCAGTGTTAG